A genomic region of Burkholderia humptydooensis contains the following coding sequences:
- a CDS encoding M20/M25/M40 family metallo-hydrolase, protein MSKLQHVAAAVCGALCASAAHAAPVWITLAAPALRELRAIDPAATSRYSAALATGDAKRTETVHVAQVDDSLLESLSQAIRRARGHGPGFFVHATFDEARASLQPSAAMQAAAIDYPITNSQQVRNWISQLQASNIVSTIVSLSGFTNRYYTTSHGVAASDWIAQQWKQLAGSRTDVTVEQFAHTGWPQKSVILTIKGSDPAAGVVVIGGHLDSTVGRMSENTRAPGADDDASGIASLTEALRVLLANRYQPKRTLKFIGYAAEEPGLLGSQAIAKQFRAQNVNVVGAFQLDMTNYKGDPKDIYLISDYTNSTQNTYLANLAKTYLPELAVGTSQCGYACSDHASWNAQGYPASFPFEADQNDNPYIHSAYDTLDRSDSQGNHALKFGKLALAYAAELGGGLSASAKR, encoded by the coding sequence ATGTCCAAGCTCCAACACGTCGCCGCCGCGGTCTGCGGCGCCCTCTGCGCATCGGCCGCCCACGCCGCGCCGGTGTGGATCACGCTCGCCGCCCCCGCCTTGCGCGAACTGCGCGCGATCGATCCCGCCGCGACGAGCCGCTACAGCGCGGCGCTCGCCACCGGCGACGCGAAGCGCACCGAAACGGTCCACGTCGCGCAGGTCGACGATTCGCTGCTCGAATCGCTGTCGCAGGCGATCCGCCGCGCGCGCGGCCACGGCCCCGGCTTCTTCGTGCACGCGACGTTCGACGAAGCGCGCGCGTCGCTGCAGCCGAGCGCCGCGATGCAGGCGGCCGCGATCGACTACCCGATCACCAACTCGCAACAGGTCCGCAACTGGATCTCGCAACTGCAGGCGAGCAACATCGTCAGCACGATCGTGTCGCTGTCCGGCTTCACGAACCGCTATTACACGACGTCGCACGGCGTGGCCGCGTCCGACTGGATCGCGCAGCAATGGAAGCAGCTCGCCGGCTCGCGCACCGACGTGACGGTCGAGCAGTTCGCGCACACCGGCTGGCCGCAAAAATCGGTGATCCTGACGATCAAGGGCAGCGATCCGGCGGCGGGCGTTGTCGTGATCGGCGGCCATCTCGATTCGACGGTCGGCCGCATGAGCGAGAACACGCGCGCGCCGGGCGCGGACGACGATGCGTCCGGCATCGCGAGCCTCACCGAAGCGCTGCGCGTACTGCTCGCGAACCGCTATCAGCCGAAGCGCACGCTGAAGTTCATCGGCTATGCGGCGGAAGAGCCGGGCCTCCTCGGCTCGCAGGCGATCGCGAAGCAGTTCAGGGCGCAGAACGTGAACGTCGTCGGCGCGTTCCAGCTCGACATGACGAACTACAAGGGCGATCCGAAGGACATCTACCTGATCAGCGACTATACGAACTCGACGCAGAACACATATCTCGCGAACCTCGCGAAAACCTATCTGCCCGAGCTCGCGGTCGGCACGTCGCAATGCGGCTATGCGTGCTCCGATCACGCGTCATGGAACGCACAGGGCTATCCGGCGTCGTTCCCGTTCGAAGCGGATCAGAACGACAATCCGTACATCCACTCCGCGTATGACACGCTCGATCGGTCGGACTCGCAAGGCAATCACGCGCTGAAGTTCGGCAAGCTCGCGCTCGCGTACGCGGCCGAGCTGGGCGGCGGACTCAGCGCGTCCGCGAAGCGGTAA
- a CDS encoding 2Fe-2S iron-sulfur cluster-binding protein, which translates to MMRDAANFEPADSRVTRSAFWQALPERWTSDVEETLVCCHVRQETHDVKSFFFRSPQGRAFSFEPGQFITLELDIGGETINRCYTISSSPARPHTISITVKRVPGGKVSNWLHDNLQPGAPLRVLGPAGEFTCARHPARKYLFLSAGSGVTPLMSMSRAHHDLAEDRDIVFVHSARTPDDIIFARELDLIASTHTNFRTAFVCERLGARTNWHGVTGFLSLPLLKLIAPDFPEREIFTCGPAPYMKAVRDMLAEAGFDRSRYHEESFSFETPAQSEPRTEAPADDAASDAQVRQYTVAFAKSNREIACGADQHVLDAARRAGVRLPASCTQGMCGTCKVKLVSGQVDMKHNGGIRQREIDQGMVLLCCSKPLSDLVVDK; encoded by the coding sequence ATGATGCGAGATGCCGCGAATTTCGAGCCGGCCGACAGCCGCGTGACGCGTTCCGCATTCTGGCAGGCGCTGCCGGAACGCTGGACGAGCGACGTCGAGGAGACGCTCGTCTGCTGCCACGTGCGGCAGGAAACGCACGATGTGAAGAGCTTTTTCTTTCGCTCGCCGCAGGGGCGCGCGTTCTCGTTCGAGCCGGGGCAGTTCATCACGCTCGAGCTCGACATCGGCGGTGAGACGATCAACCGCTGCTACACGATCTCGTCGTCGCCCGCGCGTCCGCACACGATTTCGATCACGGTCAAGCGCGTGCCGGGCGGCAAGGTGTCGAACTGGCTGCACGACAACCTGCAGCCGGGCGCGCCGCTGCGCGTGCTCGGCCCCGCGGGAGAATTCACGTGCGCGCGGCATCCGGCGCGCAAATACCTGTTTCTGTCCGCGGGCTCGGGCGTTACGCCGCTGATGTCGATGAGCCGCGCGCATCACGACCTCGCCGAGGATCGCGACATCGTGTTCGTCCATAGCGCGCGCACGCCGGACGACATCATCTTCGCGCGCGAACTCGATCTGATCGCGTCGACGCACACGAACTTCCGCACCGCATTCGTGTGCGAGCGGCTCGGCGCGCGCACGAACTGGCACGGCGTGACGGGCTTCCTGTCGCTGCCGCTCCTGAAGCTGATCGCGCCGGATTTCCCCGAGCGCGAGATCTTCACGTGCGGACCCGCGCCGTACATGAAAGCGGTGCGCGACATGCTCGCCGAAGCGGGATTCGATCGCAGCCGCTATCACGAAGAGAGCTTCTCGTTCGAGACGCCCGCGCAAAGCGAGCCCCGGACCGAAGCGCCGGCGGATGACGCCGCTAGCGACGCGCAGGTGCGCCAGTACACGGTCGCGTTCGCGAAGAGCAATCGCGAGATCGCATGCGGCGCGGACCAGCACGTGCTCGACGCCGCGCGCCGCGCGGGCGTGCGCCTGCCGGCGTCGTGCACGCAGGGGATGTGCGGCACCTGCAAGGTGAAGCTCGTGTCCGGTCAGGTCGACATGAAGCATAACGGCGGCATTCGTCAGCGCGAAATCGATCAGGGGATGGTGCTGCTCTGCTGCAGCAAGCCGCTGTCCGATCTCGTCGTCGACAAGTGA
- a CDS encoding APC family permease: MSQAGLRARSTSEIEATISHEERGHTLHRGLSWKDAFWVTSGVPAGVLFTIGGVCATVGQPAWAVWIAAITMGLIQSATYAEISGLFPHKSGGASVYGAIGWVRYGKLIAPVSVWCNWLAWSPMLALGCGLAASYALTSLFPADAAILHWQWTLADLGFIKPGLTLRVNATFVIATILLLITFKLQHSGASKAARTQRILGIASLTPLFIVGIVPFVTGDVPMSNLLPLLPLGHDAQGNLTAATFGSWNGQGVVMVLGAMFMAGWASYGFETAVCYTREFRDPRRDTAKAIFWSGALCLIVMTLVPMAFQGALGTAAMLDPRIGDGTGVAAAMARIVGGGAWVANAVVVMLMLSILLIVMTSMMGSSRTLYQASVDGWLPKYLSHVNEHGAPTRAMWTDLGFNLVLLLMSDYMTVLSISNVCYMLFVFLNLQSGWIHRMDRGQWQRPFRCPTWLVVLGSICGYANLVYVGAGADLQGAGTLRNGLIAMLLIVPVFVYRHYWQDRGRFPAQMQRDMELVVPARSAWLNVAPYAALAAAALTIAASYYFAWLR; the protein is encoded by the coding sequence ATGAGTCAAGCAGGACTGCGCGCGCGCAGCACCAGCGAGATCGAGGCAACCATCTCACATGAAGAAAGGGGCCACACGTTGCACCGTGGCCTCAGTTGGAAGGACGCATTTTGGGTAACGAGCGGCGTGCCGGCAGGCGTGCTGTTCACGATCGGCGGCGTATGCGCGACGGTCGGCCAGCCCGCGTGGGCGGTGTGGATCGCCGCAATCACGATGGGTCTGATTCAAAGCGCGACTTATGCGGAAATTTCCGGGCTATTTCCCCATAAATCGGGCGGCGCATCGGTGTACGGTGCGATCGGCTGGGTGCGATACGGCAAGTTGATCGCGCCCGTCTCGGTGTGGTGCAACTGGCTCGCGTGGTCGCCGATGCTCGCGCTCGGCTGCGGTCTCGCGGCAAGCTACGCGCTCACCAGCCTGTTCCCGGCGGACGCAGCGATCCTGCACTGGCAATGGACGCTCGCCGATCTCGGCTTCATCAAGCCCGGCCTGACCCTGCGGGTCAACGCCACCTTCGTGATCGCGACGATCCTGTTGCTGATCACGTTCAAGCTGCAGCACAGCGGTGCATCGAAGGCCGCACGCACGCAGCGCATTCTCGGCATCGCGTCGCTGACGCCGCTTTTCATCGTCGGCATCGTGCCGTTCGTCACGGGCGACGTGCCGATGTCGAATCTCCTGCCGCTCCTGCCGCTCGGCCACGATGCGCAAGGCAATCTCACCGCCGCCACGTTCGGTAGCTGGAACGGGCAGGGCGTCGTGATGGTGCTCGGCGCGATGTTCATGGCGGGCTGGGCGTCGTACGGCTTCGAAACGGCCGTCTGCTACACGCGCGAATTCCGTGATCCGCGCCGCGACACTGCGAAGGCGATCTTCTGGTCGGGTGCCCTCTGCCTGATCGTGATGACGCTCGTGCCGATGGCGTTCCAGGGCGCGCTCGGCACCGCGGCGATGCTCGATCCGCGCATCGGCGACGGCACGGGCGTCGCGGCCGCGATGGCGAGGATCGTCGGCGGCGGCGCCTGGGTTGCGAACGCGGTCGTCGTGATGCTGATGCTGTCGATCCTCCTGATCGTGATGACGTCGATGATGGGCTCGTCGCGCACGCTCTATCAGGCGTCGGTCGACGGCTGGCTGCCGAAGTACCTGTCGCACGTGAACGAGCACGGTGCGCCGACGCGCGCGATGTGGACCGATCTCGGCTTCAATCTCGTGCTGCTGCTGATGTCGGACTACATGACGGTGCTGTCGATCTCGAACGTCTGCTACATGTTGTTCGTCTTCCTGAATTTGCAGTCGGGCTGGATTCATCGAATGGACCGCGGGCAATGGCAGCGGCCGTTTCGTTGCCCGACATGGCTCGTCGTGCTCGGCTCGATCTGCGGCTACGCGAACCTCGTCTATGTCGGCGCGGGCGCGGATCTGCAAGGCGCGGGCACGCTGCGCAACGGGCTCATCGCGATGCTGCTGATCGTGCCGGTGTTCGTCTATCGCCACTACTGGCAGGATCGCGGCCGTTTCCCCGCGCAGATGCAGCGCGACATGGAGCTCGTCGTGCCGGCGCGCAGCGCGTGGCTGAACGTCGCGCCGTATGCGGCGCTCGCGGCCGCCGCGCTGACGATCGCGGCGTCGTATTACTTCGCCTGGCTGCGATAG
- a CDS encoding M36 family metallopeptidase — protein MQTSRKALPLALSLAIGLGAALPAWADSKAPNPQEESLRASLTRGVVAPAEKADKTGQFRPGAVAVTLASPAFQAKKADAATMAREYIAARATQLGLDKAALANLVVASERADAAFTVVRFQQRAAGLPVYDSDIAVTVAPDGRVLYVASKAVNGVAAVSSKTQAVDEQQALDRARAYLGVGGFASVQAQVVAFVDGAGTHTAWKVRGKPQDSLRGDWELIIDAGSGEVLRAEDKASYATDGSGLVFRPDPLSPTRSSYGSTGFKDNNDADSTQLNAARVRVTLKDLTQTSSGYKLTGPYASCVDFDSPLDKACPVQSSTTFDFTRSNLYFEAVNAYYHIDTFLRYVNLTLGIKALPYQYSGGVQYDPHGESGADNSSYSSGSGQLSFGQGGVDDAEDADVVIHELGHGIHDWITNGGLSQVEGLSEGTGDYLAAAYSRDFNQWSPSDAQYHWVYNWDGHNEFWPGRVTNYNVGRTYSQIRNSEIHTAGQYWASCNMVARDAIGGAAMDKAFLKGLSMTNGSTNQKAAAQAVLTAAAALGYSSTQLNAIGNAYNKSCTYGVTVPQKL, from the coding sequence ATGCAGACATCCCGTAAAGCACTGCCGCTCGCCCTGAGCCTCGCCATCGGCCTCGGCGCAGCGCTGCCCGCGTGGGCCGATTCAAAGGCGCCGAACCCGCAGGAGGAAAGCCTGCGCGCGAGCCTCACGCGCGGCGTCGTGGCGCCTGCGGAAAAGGCAGACAAGACCGGGCAGTTCCGCCCCGGCGCCGTCGCCGTCACGCTGGCGAGCCCGGCGTTCCAAGCGAAGAAGGCCGACGCGGCGACGATGGCGCGCGAGTACATCGCCGCGCGCGCGACGCAGCTCGGCCTCGACAAGGCCGCGCTCGCGAATCTCGTCGTCGCATCCGAGCGCGCCGACGCCGCGTTCACCGTCGTGCGCTTCCAGCAGCGCGCGGCGGGGCTGCCCGTCTACGACAGCGACATCGCGGTCACGGTTGCGCCGGACGGCCGCGTGCTGTACGTCGCGAGCAAGGCGGTGAACGGCGTCGCGGCCGTATCGAGCAAGACGCAGGCGGTCGACGAGCAGCAGGCGCTGGATCGCGCGCGCGCGTACCTCGGCGTCGGCGGCTTCGCGAGCGTGCAGGCGCAGGTCGTCGCGTTCGTCGACGGCGCGGGCACGCATACCGCATGGAAAGTGCGCGGCAAGCCGCAGGACAGCCTGCGCGGCGACTGGGAGCTGATCATCGACGCGGGAAGCGGCGAGGTGCTGCGCGCCGAAGACAAGGCATCCTATGCAACCGACGGAAGCGGGCTCGTATTCCGGCCGGACCCGCTGTCGCCCACGAGAAGCAGCTACGGCAGCACCGGCTTCAAGGACAACAACGACGCGGACTCCACGCAACTGAACGCCGCGCGCGTGCGCGTGACGCTCAAGGATCTGACGCAGACGAGCAGCGGCTACAAGCTCACCGGCCCGTACGCATCGTGCGTCGATTTCGACTCGCCGCTCGACAAGGCGTGTCCGGTCCAGTCGTCGACGACCTTCGATTTCACGCGCTCGAACCTGTATTTCGAGGCGGTGAACGCGTACTACCACATCGACACGTTCCTGCGCTACGTGAACCTGACGCTCGGCATCAAGGCGCTGCCGTATCAGTACTCGGGCGGCGTCCAGTACGATCCGCACGGCGAATCCGGCGCCGACAACTCGTCGTACTCGTCGGGCTCCGGCCAACTGTCGTTCGGCCAGGGCGGCGTCGACGACGCGGAGGACGCGGACGTCGTGATTCACGAGCTCGGCCACGGCATCCACGACTGGATCACGAACGGCGGGCTCTCGCAGGTCGAGGGGCTGTCCGAAGGCACGGGCGACTACCTCGCGGCCGCGTACAGCCGCGACTTCAACCAGTGGAGCCCATCCGACGCGCAATATCACTGGGTCTACAACTGGGACGGCCACAACGAGTTCTGGCCCGGCCGCGTGACGAACTACAACGTCGGGCGCACCTACTCGCAGATCCGCAATTCCGAAATCCACACGGCCGGCCAGTACTGGGCGTCGTGCAACATGGTCGCGCGCGACGCGATCGGCGGCGCGGCGATGGACAAGGCTTTCCTGAAAGGGCTGTCGATGACGAACGGCTCGACGAACCAGAAGGCCGCGGCCCAGGCGGTGCTGACCGCGGCGGCCGCGCTCGGCTACAGCAGCACGCAACTCAATGCGATCGGCAACGCGTACAACAAGAGCTGCACGTACGGCGTGACCGTGCCGCAGAAGCTGTAG
- a CDS encoding porin: MKKSNVAVMSAIALTIGIAPGASRAQSSVTLYGILDAGITYVNNTGGSHVFKFDDGVSYGNRIGFKGTEDLGGGLKAVFVLESGFRLGNGQLGFGGAEFGRQAYVGLQNNWGTLSFGNQLDMTEEMVYLNNISAWASGYAIHQGDFDRFNGDRLPNSVKFLSNDFSGLKFGAMYSFGNVAGDFHRNSAWSAGASYTHGDLSVGAAYTHLNNPSGIYAFDPYAMIGTHTFLGQPTVSVDPATGKVTDLFANTPMNVDSQGTFGIGASYTLDKLTLSGNFTYTTIKGFGNTSHMQVYEGGGLYQFTPALSFVAGYQHTRFEGHHWNQGSAGVHYLLSKRTDVYISGDYLRASNGVDAVIGYSFTPSTTQTQADIRIGMRHSF; encoded by the coding sequence ATGAAGAAATCGAATGTTGCCGTGATGAGCGCGATCGCGCTCACGATAGGAATCGCGCCGGGCGCAAGCCGCGCGCAGAGCAGCGTCACGCTGTACGGGATTCTCGATGCCGGCATCACATACGTCAACAACACCGGCGGCTCGCACGTCTTCAAGTTCGACGACGGGGTGTCGTACGGCAACCGGATCGGCTTCAAGGGCACCGAAGACCTCGGCGGCGGCCTGAAGGCGGTCTTCGTGCTCGAGAGCGGCTTTCGCCTGGGCAACGGCCAGCTCGGTTTCGGCGGCGCGGAATTCGGCCGCCAGGCTTACGTCGGATTGCAGAACAACTGGGGGACACTGTCGTTCGGCAATCAGCTCGACATGACGGAGGAGATGGTCTATCTGAACAACATCTCCGCATGGGCGAGCGGCTACGCGATTCACCAGGGCGACTTTGACCGCTTCAACGGCGACCGCCTGCCGAACTCGGTGAAATTCCTGTCGAACGATTTCAGCGGTCTCAAGTTCGGCGCGATGTATTCGTTCGGCAACGTCGCGGGCGATTTCCATCGCAACAGCGCGTGGAGCGCGGGTGCGAGCTACACGCACGGCGACTTGTCGGTGGGCGCGGCCTATACGCATCTGAACAACCCGTCCGGCATCTATGCGTTCGATCCGTACGCGATGATCGGCACGCACACGTTCCTCGGCCAGCCGACGGTCAGCGTCGATCCGGCGACAGGCAAGGTCACGGACCTGTTCGCGAATACGCCGATGAATGTCGACAGCCAGGGCACGTTCGGCATCGGCGCGAGCTACACGCTCGACAAGCTGACGCTGTCCGGCAATTTCACGTACACGACGATCAAGGGCTTCGGCAACACGTCGCACATGCAGGTCTATGAAGGCGGCGGCCTGTATCAGTTCACGCCGGCGTTGAGCTTCGTCGCGGGCTACCAGCACACGCGCTTCGAAGGCCATCACTGGAATCAGGGATCGGCCGGCGTTCACTACCTGCTGTCGAAGCGCACGGACGTCTACATTTCCGGCGACTACCTGCGCGCGTCGAACGGCGTCGATGCGGTGATCGGCTACAGCTTCACGCCGTCCACCACGCAGACGCAAGCGGACATTCGCATCGGGATGCGCCACTCGTTCTGA
- the purU gene encoding formyltetrahydrofolate deformylase, which produces MSVSQRPHQFVLTLSCPSAAGQVAAVVGLLDRHRCYVDELTVFDDDLSARFFVRCVFHATDDADSLRVDALRREFEPIAARFGMQWAIHDVAARPKVLIMVSKLEHCLADLLFRWKMGELKMDIVGIVSNHPDFEPLAAQHGLPFRHFPITADTKAQQEAQWLDVFETSGAELVILARYMQVLSQETSARLANRAINIHHSFLPGFKGAKPYHQAHARGVKLIGATAHFVTDDLDEGPIIEQVVERVDHSYRPEQLLAVGRDVECITLARAVKAFIERRVFLNGDRTVVFQ; this is translated from the coding sequence ATGTCCGTTTCACAACGTCCCCATCAGTTCGTGCTGACGCTGTCGTGTCCGAGCGCGGCGGGCCAGGTCGCCGCCGTCGTCGGCCTGCTCGACCGGCATCGCTGCTACGTCGACGAGCTGACCGTCTTCGACGACGATCTCAGTGCGCGCTTCTTCGTGCGCTGCGTGTTCCATGCGACGGACGACGCCGATTCGCTGCGCGTGGACGCGCTGCGACGCGAGTTCGAGCCGATCGCCGCACGCTTCGGGATGCAGTGGGCGATCCACGACGTCGCCGCGCGGCCGAAGGTGCTGATCATGGTGTCGAAGCTCGAGCATTGCCTCGCCGATCTGCTGTTCCGCTGGAAGATGGGCGAGCTGAAGATGGACATCGTCGGGATCGTGTCGAACCATCCGGATTTCGAGCCGCTCGCCGCGCAGCACGGACTGCCGTTCCGGCACTTCCCGATCACCGCTGACACGAAGGCGCAGCAGGAAGCGCAGTGGCTTGACGTGTTCGAGACGAGCGGCGCCGAGCTCGTGATCCTCGCGCGCTACATGCAGGTGCTGTCGCAGGAAACGAGCGCGAGGCTCGCGAATCGCGCGATCAACATCCACCATTCGTTCCTGCCGGGGTTCAAGGGCGCGAAGCCCTACCACCAGGCGCACGCGCGCGGCGTGAAGCTGATCGGGGCGACCGCGCATTTCGTCACCGACGATCTCGACGAAGGGCCGATCATCGAGCAGGTGGTCGAGCGCGTCGATCACTCGTACCGGCCCGAGCAGTTGCTCGCGGTGGGGCGCGACGTCGAATGCATCACGCTCGCGCGCGCGGTGAAGGCGTTCATCGAGCGGCGCGTGTTCCTGAACGGCGATCGCACCGTCGTGTTCCAGTAG
- a CDS encoding OmpP1/FadL family transporter, with translation MLAAACATPVAASATNGYFSNGYGAASQGVAGVGIALPQDALAAAANPAGIAFVGDRFDVGISAFLPSRGANVAGNGYGVDGHYEGNNRSVFALPEAGIVKQLRPNLYAGIALYANGGLDTGYANNPFKAFGGKGSAGVDLEQVFLSPTLALRIGERHALGIGLNIAYQRFTASGLQPFASASVAPDNVTDRGADSSVGVGVHIGYTGRLTRSLTVGATWASKIRGRFDRYKGLFANGGSFDIPENFGFGLAYEITPAWTIAADFQRILYGNVDSVANPLDNLQAGHPLGSPNGPGFGWRNTNVLKIGTTYRYNPHLTLRLGYSHASQPIASTQTFLNVLAPGVVQDQATLGATWETADHAEFSFFYGHAFRKTVDGQASIPPSFGGGNANIRLDENIVGIAFGKKF, from the coding sequence ATGCTGGCGGCCGCATGCGCGACGCCCGTCGCCGCATCGGCGACCAACGGCTACTTTTCGAACGGCTACGGCGCGGCATCTCAGGGCGTCGCGGGCGTCGGCATCGCACTGCCGCAAGACGCGCTCGCGGCCGCGGCGAACCCGGCCGGCATCGCATTCGTCGGAGACCGCTTCGACGTCGGCATCAGTGCGTTCCTGCCGTCGCGCGGCGCAAACGTCGCCGGCAACGGCTACGGCGTCGACGGCCATTACGAAGGCAACAACCGCTCGGTGTTCGCGCTGCCTGAAGCCGGAATCGTGAAGCAGCTTCGCCCGAATCTCTATGCCGGCATCGCGCTCTATGCGAACGGCGGGCTCGACACGGGCTACGCGAACAATCCGTTCAAGGCGTTCGGCGGGAAAGGCTCCGCGGGCGTCGACCTCGAGCAGGTGTTCCTGTCGCCGACGCTCGCGCTGCGGATCGGCGAGCGACACGCACTCGGCATCGGATTGAACATCGCATATCAGCGCTTTACGGCAAGCGGATTGCAACCGTTCGCGAGCGCATCGGTTGCGCCGGACAACGTGACCGACCGCGGCGCCGATTCGAGCGTCGGCGTCGGCGTGCACATCGGCTATACGGGCCGCCTGACGCGTTCGCTGACGGTCGGCGCGACGTGGGCGTCGAAGATCCGCGGACGCTTCGATCGCTACAAGGGCCTGTTCGCGAACGGTGGCTCGTTCGACATCCCCGAAAACTTCGGCTTCGGCCTCGCATACGAAATCACGCCGGCATGGACGATCGCCGCGGACTTCCAGCGCATTCTGTACGGCAACGTCGATTCGGTCGCCAATCCGCTCGACAATCTGCAGGCGGGCCATCCGCTCGGCTCGCCGAACGGTCCCGGCTTCGGCTGGCGCAACACGAACGTGCTGAAGATCGGCACGACGTACCGCTACAACCCGCATCTGACGCTCAGGCTCGGCTACAGTCACGCGAGCCAGCCGATCGCGTCGACGCAGACGTTCCTGAACGTGCTCGCGCCGGGCGTCGTCCAGGATCAAGCGACGCTCGGCGCGACATGGGAAACCGCCGATCACGCGGAATTCAGCTTCTTCTACGGTCACGCGTTCAGGAAGACCGTCGACGGTCAGGCGTCGATTCCGCCATCGTTCGGCGGCGGCAATGCGAACATTCGTCTGGACGAGAATATCGTCGGCATCGCGTTCGGCAAGAAGTTCTGA
- a CDS encoding glycine betaine ABC transporter substrate-binding protein, with the protein MKFLTKLMGCGVLSMMLAAAAPAQADTKPTLKIGYVEGWDDSVATSNVAARIIETKLGYPVQLVPVAAGVMWQGVARGDLDATLSAWLPVTQGAYWDQFKTKVVDLGTNFPDAKIGLIVPIYVKAKTIADLDAQKSDFAGRIVGIDAGAGVMRKTDDAIKAYGLNYSLMPSSGSAMTAELARSIHANKAVVVTGWAPHWMFAKWKLRFLDDPKKVYGEAEHVDNVANPALETKAKPVVAFLKKFQWKPGEIDGVMLAIQNGSKPAAAADAWIAAHGDRVGEWLGSGQ; encoded by the coding sequence ATGAAATTCCTCACGAAACTCATGGGCTGCGGCGTGCTGTCGATGATGCTCGCCGCCGCCGCGCCGGCGCAGGCCGATACGAAGCCGACGCTGAAGATCGGCTACGTCGAAGGCTGGGACGACAGCGTTGCCACGTCGAACGTCGCCGCGCGCATCATCGAGACGAAGCTCGGCTACCCGGTGCAACTCGTGCCGGTCGCGGCGGGCGTGATGTGGCAGGGCGTCGCGCGCGGCGATCTCGACGCGACGCTGTCCGCGTGGCTGCCCGTCACGCAGGGCGCGTACTGGGATCAGTTCAAGACGAAGGTCGTCGATCTCGGCACCAATTTTCCCGATGCGAAGATCGGCCTCATCGTGCCGATCTATGTGAAGGCGAAGACGATCGCCGATCTCGACGCGCAGAAGAGCGACTTCGCCGGGCGCATCGTCGGCATCGACGCCGGCGCGGGCGTGATGCGCAAGACCGACGACGCGATCAAGGCATACGGCCTGAACTATTCGCTGATGCCGAGCTCGGGCAGCGCGATGACCGCCGAGCTCGCGCGCTCGATCCATGCGAACAAGGCTGTCGTCGTCACGGGCTGGGCGCCGCACTGGATGTTCGCGAAATGGAAGCTGCGCTTCCTCGACGATCCGAAGAAGGTGTACGGCGAGGCCGAGCACGTCGACAACGTCGCGAATCCGGCGCTCGAAACGAAGGCGAAACCCGTCGTCGCGTTCCTGAAGAAGTTCCAGTGGAAGCCGGGCGAGATCGACGGCGTGATGCTCGCGATCCAGAACGGATCGAAGCCTGCGGCGGCGGCCGATGCATGGATCGCAGCACATGGCGATCGCGTCGGCGAATGGCTCGGCTCCGGGCAGTGA